From Salvia splendens isolate huo1 chromosome 16, SspV2, whole genome shotgun sequence, a single genomic window includes:
- the LOC121771974 gene encoding homeobox-leucine zipper protein HAT22-like, whose product MDFDDLCNTGLVLGLGNSSSSSSPKNHTKKDDHVRKAAEPSLTLNLSDVKKDDSDLYRQDSAASSFSTVSVKREREVRSEDEDEDGPNGRKKLRLTKAQSALLEESFKQHSTLNPKQKQDLARELKLRPRQVEVWFQNRRARTKLKQTEVDCEFLKKCCETLTDENRRLHKELQELKLAQPLYMQLPAATLTMCPSCERIGGAAADNAAKTSFVTKPHFYNPFTNPSAAC is encoded by the exons ATGGATTTTGACGATTTATGCAACACAGGACTGGTTTTGGGTCTGGGAaactcctcatcatcatcatcacccaAAAACCACACTAAAAAAGATGATCACGTTAGAAAAGCCGCGGAGCCGTCATTGACTCTGAACCTCTCCGATGTGAAGAAGGACGATTCCGATCTGTACAGACAGGACAGCGCGGCGTCGTCCTTCTCCACTGTTAGcgtgaagagagagagagaagtcaGAAGCGAGGATGAAGACGAAGACGGCCCCAACGGTAGGAAGAAACTTAGGCTTACCAAAGCGCAGTCGGCTCTACTCGAGGAAAGCTTCAAGCAACACAGCACTCTCAATCCT AAACAAAAGCAAGATTTGGCTCGTGAATTGAAGCTCAGACCTCGACAGGTTGAAGTCTGGTTTCAGAATCGCAGAGCCAG AACTAAGCTTAAGCAAACAGAAGTAGACTGCGAATTCTTGAAGAAATGCTGCGAGACTCTGACGGATGAGAACCGGCGATTGCACAAGGAATTGCAGGAGCTCAAATTAGCTCAGCCACTTTACATGCAGCTGCCGGCGGCGACGCTCACCATGTGCCCTTCCTGCGAGAGGATCGGCGGCGCCGCCGCCGACAACGCCGCTAAGACCTCCTTCGTCACCAAGCCTCACTTTTATAATCCTTTCACCAATCCATCCGCAGCTTGTTGA